The Tautonia marina genomic interval GCTGAGGATGCCGGACTCCTGCGACGAAGCGAGCGTCGCCTCAGCAATGATGCCGCCGCGCAGGGTCTTCTCGACGTTCAGCCAGAAATGCTGCACGGTCTTCGCGGCGATCCGGGCGTGCGGCTCGGGCGAATCCAAGACCATCTCCAGCAGTTCGAAATCCCGCACGTTGTGCTGCTGGTGCAGCCAGAGTGCCTCGAGCAAGTGGTGCGCGTCGTCTCTCTTCCTCGGATCGAACTGCTTGATCCATTCCTTCGTCGCGGCGATGACTTCCCGGGAATCGCGCTCGCTCAGCTCGATCCGTGTGCGGTGGCGGATGCCATCGACGGGTGACTTCAGATTGTCAAGCAGCGCGGCGATCGGCTGGCCGTCGATCGGGACGGGTTCCTGGAGCGGCCGGCCGACGGCGGTCATGCGGTAGATTCGGCCGTGTGCGTGATCGCGATTGGGATCGCGCACGTTATGCTGCATGTGGCCGATGATGACGTTGTGCCAGTCGCTGATGTACAGCGAACCATCAGGGGCGAAGATGGCGTCCGACGGCCGGAAGTTCTTGTCGCCGCTCATCAGCAGGCCACGCGACTTGTCCTCGGTCTTCGAGCCGTCGGCATTGATGACCGTGACCGTCAGTTCGTCTCCCGCGGGCTCGCCCCACACGGTCCCGGTTTCCGGGTTGCGCTCAAGGTCATAATGCTTGATGCCCAGGAAACCGATCACGTTGCAGATCAAGAAGTCTCCCTGCATCGACTCGGGGAAATGTGCGCTGCTGACGACTTCGTTGGCGGTGACGGGTCGGACTTCTTGCTTCAGCAGCTCGTGCATCTGGAAGCCGTTGCCCTCGGGCCGCACCTGGTACGCCCGGCCGCCGGTGCCGTCGGTGGCGTAGTGATAACCCCAGGAGTCGAACGAGATGCCGTGCGGGTTCGGCGAGTTCGTGGCGTGCATCGAAATCGTGTACCGCCGCGGGTCGAAGCGATACATGGCCGACGCCGAAGACTGCAGTGACGGCCCCCAGGGGTGCTCGTGGTTATGGACCATGAAGACGCCGCTCTGCCAGTAGATGCCGCCGTCGGGTCCGTAGATGAGATTGTTCGCGCCGTGATGCGTGTCGGAAGAGTCGAGCCCCTGCAGCACGTGGGTGCGCACGTCTGCCACGTCGTCCCCGTCGGTGTCTCGCAGGAACAGCAACTCCGACTGGCACGTGACGAGCACGCCGCCGTTCCAGAACTCGAAGCCGAGCGGATTTTGCACCTTCGCGAACTCCGTCACGCGATCCGCCACGTTGTCGCCGTCGTCGTCGTGAAGGATAATCAGCGCATCATTCATCTCTTTGAGCGGCTCCCACTTCGGATAGGTCGGCCACACGGCGGCCCAGAGCCGGCCTCGCGTATCGAACTGCAGCTGCACAGGATTGACGAGCTGCGGGAAGCGGGCTTCGTCGGCGAACAGGTTCACCTCGAATCCCTCGGCCACCGCCATGTGCTCGAGCCCCTCTTCGCCGCTGATGTACTTCAGCGAACCTTCCTTCACGGCGCTGGAACTCTCGCTGCCGCCGCCGACGTTCGAGACGACAGGAACCGGCCTGGGCACGTTGCTGTCGTCGACCTGCTTGTCGTCGCCGGCGGCCCGAGCCCACACGACCTCATCGCGGTTGGCCGTCATCACATCGAGCATCACGAGCTCGGGCTGGAGCACCTGGGCGTTCGTCTGGCCGTCGACGAATGCCAGCGTCGAGCGGCCGCCCCAGATGTCGTTCCCGTCGGAAGCATGGTAGCGGTTCCACCAGTGCATACTCTTGTCGAGCACGGCCTGACGCAACGCATCCGGCGAGTTCGAACTGCTGACCGGCCTGCCGAGCAACTCCCCGGCGATCACCTCGGCGAGCTGCCGGTTGCCCTCCTCGGAAAGATGCACGCCGTTGATCGTGAGCGGATCCGTCGAGTTCTCGTACAACTCCAGCGACGGATGGAACAGATCCACGAATGCAACCCCCGCCTCCGACGCCGCGGCTTCCGTAGCTCTCGTGTAAGCGGCGAGTCGCACGTTGTGGACTCGGCCGTCGGGCAAGTTGGGATTGCCCGTATCCTCGAACGCGATCGGGCTGAAGAGTACGATCCGCGGAACGTCCGCGCCGTTCGGCTTCGCGCCGCGTGTCCTCTTGACGAATTCGAGCAACTGCTCCCTGTAGTCTTCCGGTTTGGCGTCGAACGACTCGTTGTAGCCGAAGAACGCGAACACGACGGTCGGCTTCACATGCTGAAGATACGCGGTCATCGACATCTGCCCGGCGCTGCGCGGGTAGTTGTTCGGGCGATCGCCGCTGGTGCTCATGTTGCGGAAGCGGACGTGCCGGCCGACGAGTTGCGATTGCAACAGGGTCTCCAGCCAGCCGTCGTGCTGCATCCGATCCGCCAGACCGTTGCCGAGAATCGCGACGACATCCCCTTGCTGGAACGCAAACGGCAGCGTATCGCGATAATCGGCGGGCACTTCGGCCAGCGCGGTGTCGGGCGGCGATTGGGCCGGCTGCCTCCCGTCCGTGGCGCCACGCTGTGCCAAGCTCGGTCCGCCGGCGACGGGCATCCCCGGTTTCCCATCGTAAGTGAGATAAGTCAGCTTGCCGCTATCACGGATGTCAATCTCCATCGCTTGCGGGGCCGCGATGCCCGCCGCGCGGAAGACCTCGTCGCGCTCCGCGTCCAGCAGCGTGATCGTGAAGCCGTCCAGCCGGTTCTCGAACCCGCTGCGGTTCCAGACGCCGATCCGATCAATCTCGACCGATCGACCGAGATCAAGCTCCCACCACGGGTCCTTCTCGCCGTCATTCGAGGTGTGGGTCTGTCCTTGCTTGCGGTAGTCGGGATCCTTGTTGCCGTCGATCGCCCTCGACGCCAAGCCGCCGGCTCCCGTACTCGACTGCGTCGCCTTGCCTCCCGTACCGACATTCTTGCCGGCGTTGATCACTTCCACTTCAGCGAGCGTGAGGATGCGATTGTCGCCCGGCAGTTCGATGCGTACAAAGCGTGCGGGCTTGCCTGTGGCCAGTGTCGCAGCGGCCGATCCGTTCAGCTTTGTCGTTCCATCCTCCTTGCGATTGCCTATCTTTGGTGCGGCCGCGTTGGGCATCTGTGTCTTGTGGTTCGCCGGAATCGGGCTCTCGAATCCTTCGTAGGCTTCCGGCTTGATCCCGCGCGCGTGGCTGCCGTTGCCGAAGCTGTTCGGCTCGAACGGCCCGACAAGGGCGACGTTCGCATCGGGCTTGATCTCATGTTCCAGCCCCAGCGCCCAGAAACATCCGTTGATCAGCATCCGACGATAGCCGTCATTCAGCAGATCTTCCGACGCGCCGTAGAGCGACGTGAAGACTCTTCCCGCTTTCCCTGACTTGCTCTTGTACGATCGCGTCCACTCGGAAGGCATCGGCGGCTTGGTTGTATCGGCCGGAGAGTCGGGCGTCATGCCGTGAAGCGGCTGCGCCATGGTGAGGATCTCACCATCCGTCGGCTTGCCGACGTAACCCCCGGCCTGCACCCACACGTCTTCCACGCCGCGCAAAATCGGATGAGTCTGCTTGCCGTCGATGATCGTGATGCGAGTGCTCTGCCGATGATTGCCGCCGTAATGTCCGACCCAGGTCTGGCCCAGTACCTGATGCCCAAAGCCGAGTTCGTAGTCTTCGCCTTTATAGTCGAAGGAGTACTTGCCGAACGGGTCGGTCGCCTCCATCCTGAACGCATGAGTCGCCGTGCGCAGCCCGACCACCGGCCCGCCTCGATTGAGATAATCATCGAAGTGCCGCATCTGCTCGCGGGGAAAGTCCTGGAACCGGAGGAACACGACAGCCAGATCCGCCGTGTCCAGCGCCTCCAGCCCCGGCATGTTCGAGTTGCCGGGGACGATCTCGCCCGATTCCTCGTCGACATCGAACAGCACGGTACATTTGAAGCCATGATGCTTCGCGAGAATTCGCGCCAGCGCCGGCAGCGTCTCCTCGGACCGATACTCGTGATCGCCCGCAAGCAGCACGATGTGCTTGCCCGCGCCCGCGCCGCTCGCCCCCTCGTAAACAACTCCCTGAGCCTTCGCCGGCGCCGCAGTCATTGCCACGAGCAAGAGCGCTGCGATCATGAAATTTCTGCCAGGCATCAGCTTTCCTCTGTTTCGTTCCAGGGCCTCGTGAACGCGGAGCGGACTGGCGTAATTGTGGGTCATCTGAGCCCTCGGTCAGGTTTGTGAATCGGATCGTGACCCGCAGCATCGGTGAGGGACGGTTCCACCCGGTTCCTGGACACCGCGTCCGTTCACGGATCCCCGTCTCCCGGGCGATGCCCTTGTTGTAACACGGACACTCCTGTTGGCCAACGATGCGGCCGAGATGCAACCTTCAGAAGGGAAGGAGTCACCGCATGCCCGAAGTCGACTTTGCCGACTCCCAGCTTCCGCCTGATGAGCTGGCGACCTCTTGACCTTCAGGTTGTCAGGTTCTTGCGATGTGGGTCGCCCCGATTGGAGCTCCCGGTGATGGGAAACACATCGGCGTTCGGGCTCACGCCTCGGAACGGGAAATATGCACGCGAAGCGCTCCGGATCAGGCTTCGGTCGATGGCGTATTGGCCGTAGAGGAGCACGTGGTCCCACTCGATGGGGCTGACGTGATCGACGGGGAGAGGTCGATCCCCTCGACCCCCGGCCCGCATCCGCCCGCGACCCGCTCGCGTTTGTGGAGTTCGAGGGCGCGAAGGCAATGCCGCTCAGCCTTGTCCTTCTCGGCGAGGCCGAGGTACGTGTTGCTGAGGGTGTGATGCAGAGCAGCTTCCACGAGGGGTTGACCCTCAAAGCGTGTCCACACCTGTTCCGCTGCGCGATCGAGCACTGTGCGTAACTTGATGTCCCGATCGGGTTCGAGATTGGGATCAGCCAGAGCGAGAAGATCCTCATTGATGAAGTCGTTGACGGCCTGGGCAATCGCCGCCTCGTTCCGGGCGCGTTCGGCTTCCCGCTCGGCGGTGGCCTCGGCCCGCTGGGCGCGGAGGCGGGCACGCTGCTCATCCTCAAACCGGGATTGGGCGAGTTGCTCGGCCGCCCGGGCATCGTGCTCGGCCCGGGTGGCGCGAACGGCCTGCCAGGCGGTGCCGACGAGGCCGACGATCAGCGAGAAGAGGACCGTAGCGGTCGCGGCGAGGGCGGGGCGGTTGCGGCGGGCGAAGATGCGGAAGCGGTAGCCGGGTGTGTGAGGACGGGCGGCGATGGGCTCGTCGTTCAGGTAGCGCTCGATGTCGGCGGCGAGGCCGTTGGCCGTCTCGTAGCGGCGGGAGCGGTCCTTCTCAAGCGCCTTCATCGCAATCCAGTCCAGCTCACCGAGCAGCAGCGGGCCGAGGCGGCTCGGCTCGATCGAACGGTCGGCGGCCGCGGCGGGGAGCGACGCGATGGCGCGGAGCCGGGTGCTGGGGCGGGGAGGCTCGTCCTCCCGGATGATGCGGAGCCGCTCGTGGAAGGAAGCCGAGCGGAACCGCTGACGGTCAAACGGCATCTCGCCGACGAGCAGCTCGTAGAGGACCACGCCCAGGGAGTAGATGTCGCTGCGCGTGTCGATGTCGAGCTCGTCGAGCCGGGCCTGTTCGGGGCTCATGAACTCGAGCGTGCCGACGACCTGCCCGACCTGCGTGGCCAGCGTCGACTCCGTCAGCGCCGGGCCGACCGCCTTGGCGATACCGAAGTCGATCACCTTGGGCTCTGCCCGGCCGTCATAGTCGGTGACGAGGATGTTGCTCGGCTTGAGGTCCCGGTGGATGATCCCCTTCTGGTGGGCATGCTGCACGGCCTTGCAGACGGCGACGAACAGCTCGAGCCGATCCTTGATCGGCAGGTGACGTGAGTCGCAGTAGGCGTCGATCGGCTCGCCCTGGACCAATTCCATGGCGAAGTAGGGCCGGCCACCCTCGGTGGTCCCCGCGTCGAGCACGCGGGCGATGCCGGGGTGGTCCATCAGGGCCAGAGCCTGCCGCTCGGCCTCGAAGCGGGCGATAACCTGCTTCGAGTCCATCCCTGGCTTGATGAGCTTCAGGGCGACCTGCCGACGGACCGGCTCGGACTGCTCGGCCCGGTAGACCGTGCCCATGCCCCCCTCGCCGGCCGGCTCGAGGAGGGTGTAGGCGCCGATCCGGCCGTCGAACCCGTCGGCGATGCCCGGGGAGGGATCGCCGGTCGTCGCGGCTCGGCGCGGGCGAAGTGCCGCCCCAGTCGCTGGCCCACGCGCTCGAGTTCATCGGCCCATTCGAGGACATCCGCGGCAGTCGGTGGTGCAGACATGGCTCGGCCTCCGTGTGCGTAACACACTACGGGACCGAGACTTCAACTACAACTGTAGTATTAAGGAATTCATTGCCTCAGGCACCGGAGGGGATCCGCTGGAGCAATGTCACAACGAAGAGTGGTTCGTCTCGAGGATGCAAAGCAACGATGGCCATGACAACTCCCCCAAAGACATTCGGCCTCCAATTTAATTATAAATTGATGATTTTATCATTATTTTCGAAATTCTTTCATTTGTCTTTGCGGGAACGTGCCTCCTCAACGTTGTGATCCCTTTGAGGATGCTCTCGAACAGAGGCACGTTTACGGAAGCTCACCAGACCGAGGGGCGACGATCCCCTCAGACGCCTCGTCTGAGATATTCAAGGGAAATCTTGAAAACTCTCAAGCCATCAACAAATTCAGAGAGCCTGTCAGGTCACGGTTGAACCCAGACACAATCAGGCTGTATTATGATTGCATTACTCAAGCCGGGTCACCAGGCGAGGTCAAGATTGCAAGCGGCATCAGCGAGGCGGGGCCAGGCACCAGCTCCCTCCAAGGTTTCGCGAACTCCGGTGTGGTTGCGACATTGATGTCCTCCCTTTCCATCGAAGCCCGCCCCCTCGTACCGGAAGCCCTCGAAACGGACCAGAAGGCCCATCATCGTGAACCGATCCTGCTCGCCGAGGGCACGGTATCGGGGGAGTTGCAACGCAGAGTTGCTCCCAGTGAACGGGATCCGGAGCCCCTTCTCGACGCCAGACCTCCTCTCGGCGATCTGAGAGACTGCGGCGCAGACGACCGAGAATCCACACCGCTCCATGTCGCAGAAGGGCAAATTGTCGTGACGGACGATCACTCCGAGGACCAGCCGACTGAGGGCGATCAACACCACGACGCACCGCTTCCAGATTGGCTGGCCGAAGCCGATTTGCATGAGATTTTCCTCCACGGCGAGACCCTCCCCGACGACTGGCCAGCGACGGGCGATCTCGAACTGGAGCAGCTTGCTGATCTGCTCCACCTGCTGGATCAAGCCCAGCAGCCCCCGGTGTCGTTTCCAGAGACCGCGGTTGAAGGTTCCTGGATAGGAGGGCGTTCCACGGGCGACTCGGGCGGATTCCCTCCCCTGGGCCGATTTGTCATCGAGCGAGAACTGGGCCGCGGCGGGTTCGGCGTTGTCTATCGCGCCTACGACCCGGAAATGGACCGAACCGTCGCCCTGAAGCTCCCCCGTGCCGACGCCCTGGTCACCTCCGACACCCGCCGCCGTTTCCTGCGCGAGGCCCGCATCGCTGCCCGGCTGGACCATCCCCATCTGGTGCCCGTCTTCGAAGCCGGTCAGATCGGCCCCATCTGCTACATTGCCAGCGCCTACTGCGAGGGACCGAATCTGGGGCGATGGCTCCGCGAGCAGCCCAGGCCCCTCGAACCGCTTCTGGCGGCCCGGCTGGCCCGAGTGCTGGCCGAGGCCGTTGCTCACATTCACGCTCGGGGCCTTGTGCATTGCGACCTCAAGCCCGGAAATGTCCTGGTCGAGCCTCCCCGCGCTCCCAGCGGCGACCCGGTGCTTCGGCTCACCGATTTCGGTCTGGCCCGCCTGCTCGATTCCGCTCCCAGCGCCTCGACCGCCGCGAGGCCCATGGGGACGCCCCCTTACATAGCCCCCGAGTTGATCGAGGCCCGGCCCGACGCCGCCGGTCCCCCGGCCGATCTTTATGGTCTGGGAGCCATCCTGTTCGAACTGCTCATCGGTCGGCCTCCCCATCAGGCCGAGACCCCATTGAAGCTGATGCAAGCGGTTCTCGCCACGCCCCCGGACTCCCTCCGGAAGCAACGCCCGGAGATCCCCCGCGACTTGGAGGCCGTCTGTCTTTGTTGTCTGGAGAAGCGCCCCGAGGCTCGATACGCTTCGGCGCTCGACCTGGCCGACGACCTCGGGCGCGTGCTGCTGGTCAAGCCGACCCAGGCTCGGCCGTTGGGTCGCGTGCATCGAGCCGCTCGATGGACAACCCGACACCCGGCCGGGGCGGCGCTGATCGGCCTGGGATTGGTTCTACTTGTGCTCAGCCTTGGTTCGGCAATCGCGTTATCTCGGTCGAACATGCGGCTGGAACACGCACAGGCCGAGACGAAACGGGTCCTGGAAGGGGAGCGGCGGTTGCGATATGTGGCTACGCTCGCCCTGGCTCAGGAAGACGCTCGCCAAGGTCGGATTGAACAGGCTCAGCAACGGCTCCTGCAACTTGTCCCCGCCTCCGGAGAGGCCGATCTCCGTGACTTTGCCTGGCATTTCCTCGATCGCCAACTTCGTGTCGATCGCACGGTGATGGGCGTCCTGCCCGGTCTGGTCGAGCACGTCGCCGTTGGGCCCCGAGGCGATCTGCTGGCCAACACCAGGGGGCTCGTCCAATGGTGGCGGGTCGAGCTTCGTTCCGGAGACCGTCCCCGCATCCGGGAACTGCCGCCGCCGAAGATCGGCGGCCTCTACACCTGGGCCGTCGGGCCGATCTCCCCGAACGGTTCCCTCGCGGTCCTCAACGTGGATGACCGTCTGCTGGACGACCTGGATCAATGGCGAGCGATTGCCTCGCCGCCGCTGGACGTCGAGCCGAAACCCGTACCGGAACGTCGCGAGGCCATCGCGTTGCTCTCCCTCACCGACGGCCGGGTCGAGCTGGTGGAGGTCGAGGATCTGGAGCTTTCCATCCCCGGCGCCTTCTCGCCCGACGGTTCGACCCTGGTAGTCAGTCGGCGAGCCGAGGGGCAGGGGGTGCCGCTCATCGAGTCCCGGCAGGTCACGCTCGCCCCAGGACAACGGCTTTCGCTCGTCCTGGTCCGTGAGGCACGGGCGTTGTTCGTGCGCCCCGACGGCCGATGCATCGCCACTCTGCAGCCTGCTGTGGGTCAGTCGGCCGGAGAACAACCACGCGACCTGGTGATCTTCGACCTCTCAAGGGCAGAGGCCCTTCACCGCGTGCCACTGGCCGAGGGGGCATACCTGGCTGTCTCTCCCAGCAGTCATGGTCCGATCGTCACCACGGCGTCCGGCAATCTGGAATTCCGCGACGTGAACTCGGGAACAGTGAACCGCGTCGTCTCATTGTCTGAAGAGCCCGTCAACGGAGTCGTCGTCTCAGGTGACGGTACACGTCTGCTCGCCACCGACGAGACACGGCAGGCCGCCCTGATCGATTCGGACACGGGTACGGTCTCTCAGGCGATCACATGGCTGCCTAGCCCGGTCACCGCCGCCGGATTCCTCCCTGGAAGACCGGATCTCGTCCTGGGGCTGGGGAACGGGCAGGTTCTTCTCTGGCACCCCCGACCACTCTCTGAGCCCCCTCAACCGAAAGGCCACGACGATGAGGTCTGGGACGTCGCCTTTTCCGACGACGGACGTCTCCTGGCCTCGTTCGGCGGCGACGGACTCGTCAAGCTCTGGGATCGCCAAACAGGGGCGATTTTGAAGGAGCTGGAGGGGCACGACGGCTGGTCTTCTTGCCTGGCCATGGCCCCCGGCTCCCGACGACTGGCCTCGGCCGACTTCCTCGGGCGGGTGCTCACCTGGGATCTCAACACCGGTCGAATCGCTCAGGAGTTCCAGGGGCATGATGCCCGGGTCCGCGACCTGGCCTTCAGCCCCGACGGAAAGCCCCTTGCTGCCGGCGGCGACTTGGGCGAAGTGGTTCTGTGGGACGCCAGGACCGGGGCGGAGAAGGCTCGGCTCTCGGGAGCGGGGGCAAAGGTCCGGAGCCTGGCGTTCCGGCCCGACGGTCGCGTACTGGCCGTGGCCGACGACGTGGCTCGAGTGCAGCTCTGGGAGGTTCGAGGACACCGTCGAATCGGTTCGTTCGCGGCCGGTTCGATCACCTCGGCATCCTCGGCGGTCACCTGCGTCGCCTTCAGTCCCGACGGGCAGACCCTCGCCGGCGGCGACAACCTCGGATCGGTGATCCTCTGGGACGCGACGAGTGGCCGGGAAGTGGTGCGACGGTCGCTGCTGCACGCGGAAGAGGTCAGCGACATCACGTTCAGCCCCGACGGGCGCTTGCTGGCCACGGCGGGGCAGGACGGCGTGGTGGCGCTCCTGGACGTCGCCACCGGAGAGGCCCACCTCGCGTTCACCGACCACCAGGGAGGGGTGAATGCGGTTGCGTTCAGCCCCGATGGCCGCACGCTGGCCTCGGCCAGCCACGACGGCTCGGTTCGTCTCTGGTGGGCCGGCCCCGGCGAGCCACTCGATTGACCCCGAACCAATCGGGGCTCGGACGGTGCTTCCACCGAATCAAGAGAGAATCTTCCCTGGTGTTCACCCCGAGGTGTTCATCGGTGATCGTTGCGACCACAACCCGATCTGTCCGAAGTGGGATCGGGCCACCCGATAACGGGTCATTGCGTGCGATGACCGGCGCAATCGTCGTCGCTCGACCTCGGCACGACATTCTCCCGAGATGCCGCAA includes:
- a CDS encoding PVC-type heme-binding CxxCH protein → MPADYRDTLPFAFQQGDVVAILGNGLADRMQHDGWLETLLQSQLVGRHVRFRNMSTSGDRPNNYPRSAGQMSMTAYLQHVKPTVVFAFFGYNESFDAKPEDYREQLLEFVKRTRGAKPNGADVPRIVLFSPIAFEDTGNPNLPDGRVHNVRLAAYTRATEAAASEAGVAFVDLFHPSLELYENSTDPLTINGVHLSEEGNRQLAEVIAGELLGRPVSSSNSPDALRQAVLDKSMHWWNRYHASDGNDIWGGRSTLAFVDGQTNAQVLQPELVMLDVMTANRDEVVWARAAGDDKQVDDSNVPRPVPVVSNVGGGSESSSAVKEGSLKYISGEEGLEHMAVAEGFEVNLFADEARFPQLVNPVQLQFDTRGRLWAAVWPTYPKWEPLKEMNDALIILHDDDGDNVADRVTEFAKVQNPLGFEFWNGGVLVTCQSELLFLRDTDGDDVADVRTHVLQGLDSSDTHHGANNLIYGPDGGIYWQSGVFMVHNHEHPWGPSLQSSASAMYRFDPRRYTISMHATNSPNPHGISFDSWGYHYATDGTGGRAYQVRPEGNGFQMHELLKQEVRPVTANEVVSSAHFPESMQGDFLICNVIGFLGIKHYDLERNPETGTVWGEPAGDELTVTVINADGSKTEDKSRGLLMSGDKNFRPSDAIFAPDGSLYISDWHNVIIGHMQHNVRDPNRDHAHGRIYRMTAVGRPLQEPVPIDGQPIAALLDNLKSPVDGIRHRTRIELSERDSREVIAATKEWIKQFDPRKRDDAHHLLEALWLHQQHNVRDFELLEMVLDSPEPHARIAAKTVQHFWLNVEKTLRGGIIAEATLASSQESGILSETPELTTIRIATVPEKMMYDVRELTLKPGTKVSLTFANYDFMPHNIMLLNPGKADEVGLAAINLGARGFDLGFVPDSPEILWHSKLIDYGQEEVIEFTAPTEEGAYPYICSFPGHHRLMRGMLYVTDNLQEFLAKNPQQELKVTEWKHSDFVEDLKRVAQHRSFDTGKQLFSTLGCIQCHRMGKDDATGSPSLAGGLNHSVGPDIDATVEKYKHDASALLREILESSRNIDEEYRQVIVALEDGTTQIGVIASEDESTLTMLYGSPPQELQIAKQSIDDRVTSPVSIMPSGLLNTLDKEEVLDLLAYLLAGGNPDDAAFQHHH
- a CDS encoding serine/threonine-protein kinase yields the protein MGTVYRAEQSEPVRRQVALKLIKPGMDSKQVIARFEAERQALALMDHPGIARVLDAGTTEGGRPYFAMELVQGEPIDAYCDSRHLPIKDRLELFVAVCKAVQHAHQKGIIHRDLKPSNILVTDYDGRAEPKVIDFGIAKAVGPALTESTLATQVGQVVGTLEFMSPEQARLDELDIDTRSDIYSLGVVLYELLVGEMPFDRQRFRSASFHERLRIIREDEPPRPSTRLRAIASLPAAAADRSIEPSRLGPLLLGELDWIAMKALEKDRSRRYETANGLAADIERYLNDEPIAARPHTPGYRFRIFARRNRPALAATATVLFSLIVGLVGTAWQAVRATRAEHDARAAEQLAQSRFEDEQRARLRAQRAEATAEREAERARNEAAIAQAVNDFINEDLLALADPNLEPDRDIKLRTVLDRAAEQVWTRFEGQPLVEAALHHTLSNTYLGLAEKDKAERHCLRALELHKRERVAGGCGPGVEGIDLSPSITSAPSSGTTCSSTANTPSTEA
- a CDS encoding WD40 repeat domain-containing serine/threonine protein kinase yields the protein MTDDHSEDQPTEGDQHHDAPLPDWLAEADLHEIFLHGETLPDDWPATGDLELEQLADLLHLLDQAQQPPVSFPETAVEGSWIGGRSTGDSGGFPPLGRFVIERELGRGGFGVVYRAYDPEMDRTVALKLPRADALVTSDTRRRFLREARIAARLDHPHLVPVFEAGQIGPICYIASAYCEGPNLGRWLREQPRPLEPLLAARLARVLAEAVAHIHARGLVHCDLKPGNVLVEPPRAPSGDPVLRLTDFGLARLLDSAPSASTAARPMGTPPYIAPELIEARPDAAGPPADLYGLGAILFELLIGRPPHQAETPLKLMQAVLATPPDSLRKQRPEIPRDLEAVCLCCLEKRPEARYASALDLADDLGRVLLVKPTQARPLGRVHRAARWTTRHPAGAALIGLGLVLLVLSLGSAIALSRSNMRLEHAQAETKRVLEGERRLRYVATLALAQEDARQGRIEQAQQRLLQLVPASGEADLRDFAWHFLDRQLRVDRTVMGVLPGLVEHVAVGPRGDLLANTRGLVQWWRVELRSGDRPRIRELPPPKIGGLYTWAVGPISPNGSLAVLNVDDRLLDDLDQWRAIASPPLDVEPKPVPERREAIALLSLTDGRVELVEVEDLELSIPGAFSPDGSTLVVSRRAEGQGVPLIESRQVTLAPGQRLSLVLVREARALFVRPDGRCIATLQPAVGQSAGEQPRDLVIFDLSRAEALHRVPLAEGAYLAVSPSSHGPIVTTASGNLEFRDVNSGTVNRVVSLSEEPVNGVVVSGDGTRLLATDETRQAALIDSDTGTVSQAITWLPSPVTAAGFLPGRPDLVLGLGNGQVLLWHPRPLSEPPQPKGHDDEVWDVAFSDDGRLLASFGGDGLVKLWDRQTGAILKELEGHDGWSSCLAMAPGSRRLASADFLGRVLTWDLNTGRIAQEFQGHDARVRDLAFSPDGKPLAAGGDLGEVVLWDARTGAEKARLSGAGAKVRSLAFRPDGRVLAVADDVARVQLWEVRGHRRIGSFAAGSITSASSAVTCVAFSPDGQTLAGGDNLGSVILWDATSGREVVRRSLLHAEEVSDITFSPDGRLLATAGQDGVVALLDVATGEAHLAFTDHQGGVNAVAFSPDGRTLASASHDGSVRLWWAGPGEPLD